A genomic region of Chitinivorax tropicus contains the following coding sequences:
- a CDS encoding flagellar hook-basal body protein gives MIEALYIGANGMGAQQAQIDAVASNLTNINTTGFKKSKVNFQEVIAHGLDQPQITSKIPVGPQSTVSVAQVEMDFTPGTLKTTNDSFDLSIQGAGFIPFLLPDGSIAYGRGGSLKLDSNRVLTNQAGYPLQPMIQLPEDTDTLRILADGRVEAIFKDSRPSVELGRIELVNFNQPSALRAQGGGVYQASEKSGEAISGQPGTIGLGTLSQGALENANVDMISEMVSLMLAQRAYEMGSKLVQASDEIMGITNNLRR, from the coding sequence TATATATTGGCGCCAACGGCATGGGCGCACAACAGGCACAAATTGATGCAGTCGCTAGTAATTTAACTAATATAAATACCACGGGTTTTAAGAAATCTAAAGTTAATTTTCAGGAGGTTATTGCGCATGGGTTGGATCAACCCCAAATAACCTCTAAAATTCCAGTCGGCCCCCAAAGTACTGTCAGTGTTGCACAGGTTGAGATGGATTTCACCCCTGGTACGTTAAAAACTACTAATGACTCATTTGACTTATCGATTCAAGGCGCCGGATTTATCCCTTTCCTTTTACCAGATGGCTCCATTGCATATGGCAGAGGGGGGAGTTTGAAACTTGATTCGAATCGTGTATTGACAAACCAAGCTGGCTACCCACTACAGCCCATGATTCAGCTTCCGGAAGACACCGATACACTTCGTATTCTTGCAGATGGTCGTGTTGAAGCTATCTTCAAAGACAGTCGGCCTTCTGTGGAGTTAGGTCGCATAGAATTGGTTAATTTCAATCAGCCAAGTGCACTTAGAGCGCAGGGTGGTGGCGTCTACCAGGCAAGTGAGAAATCCGGGGAGGCCATTTCAGGGCAGCCGGGGACGATTGGATTAGGGACCTTGAGTCAAGGTGCTCTGGAAAATGCAAATGTTGACATGATCTCAGAAATGGTCAGTTTGATGCTTGCTCAGCGTGCCTATGAAATGGGTAGTAAACTTGTTCAGGCATCTGACGAAATTATGGGTATAACTAATAATTTACGTCGTTGA